Proteins co-encoded in one endosymbiont 'TC1' of Trimyema compressum genomic window:
- the ssnA gene encoding putative aminohydrolase SsnA, translated as MILIGNGKVFTRDANNPYIEDGAVLIDGKVIKEVGKTADLKAKYKDAEYKDVKGRLVMPGFINAHQHYYSTYGRGLSLDGPPATMFSQILEGLWWRLDKQLTLEDVYYSALIPMLEEIKCGVTTAVDHHASPMAARGSLFKIAEAAKEMGLRRNLCYEVSDRDGLKIADDGIAENIEFAKYCNEEKDDMIKAMFGLHASMTISDETLKKCLKGADSVGVGFHVHAAEGIEDVADSLAKYHMRVIERWHKAGVLNKKSIAVHCIHITDAEMKMLKDSGVSVVHNPESNMGNAVGVAPVLKMMEKGIEVGLGTDGYTFDMTESYKVANILHKHEAQLPSVGWGEPPAMLFENNRKIAGKQLEGKIGILEEGAYADIIILDYKQFTPINENNINGHILFGVCGRNVDTTICNGRILMDERQLVGIDEEKIVARCKELSTAMWNRI; from the coding sequence ATGATATTAATTGGAAACGGAAAAGTATTCACACGTGATGCCAATAACCCATACATTGAAGACGGTGCTGTCTTAATTGATGGTAAAGTGATTAAAGAAGTGGGTAAAACAGCAGATTTAAAAGCGAAATATAAAGATGCTGAGTATAAAGATGTGAAAGGTCGTTTAGTAATGCCTGGATTCATCAATGCTCACCAACACTATTATAGTACCTATGGTAGAGGTTTATCACTAGATGGTCCGCCAGCTACAATGTTCAGTCAAATTCTTGAAGGATTATGGTGGCGTTTAGATAAACAACTTACATTAGAGGATGTTTATTACAGTGCTCTGATTCCTATGTTGGAAGAAATCAAATGTGGTGTAACTACTGCAGTTGACCACCATGCTAGTCCAATGGCTGCAAGAGGAAGCTTGTTTAAAATTGCAGAAGCAGCTAAAGAAATGGGTCTTCGCAGAAATTTATGTTATGAAGTTTCTGATCGAGATGGTCTTAAAATTGCAGATGATGGCATTGCAGAAAATATTGAGTTTGCTAAGTATTGCAATGAAGAGAAAGACGATATGATTAAAGCTATGTTTGGGCTACATGCTTCAATGACAATATCAGATGAAACTTTAAAAAAATGCCTTAAAGGTGCTGACAGTGTAGGTGTTGGCTTTCATGTTCATGCGGCAGAAGGCATTGAAGATGTTGCTGATTCCTTAGCTAAATATCATATGCGTGTTATTGAAAGATGGCACAAAGCAGGAGTCTTAAATAAAAAAAGTATTGCTGTACACTGTATTCATATTACAGATGCTGAAATGAAAATGCTTAAGGACAGTGGCGTATCTGTTGTTCATAATCCAGAGTCAAATATGGGAAATGCTGTTGGTGTTGCTCCAGTATTGAAGATGATGGAAAAAGGAATAGAGGTTGGTTTAGGTACAGACGGTTATACTTTTGATATGACTGAATCCTATAAAGTTGCTAATATACTTCATAAACATGAAGCTCAGCTACCTAGTGTAGGCTGGGGAGAACCACCAGCAATGTTGTTTGAAAACAACAGAAAAATTGCCGGCAAGCAATTAGAAGGTAAAATTGGTATCTTAGAAGAAGGTGCTTATGCAGATATAATTATTTTAGACTATAAACAATTTACACCAATTAACGAGAATAACATTAATGGACATATTTTATTTGGTGTTTGTGGCAGAAATGTGGATACAACAATTTGTAATGGTCGAATTCTAATGGATGAGAGACAACTTGTAGGTATTGATGAAGAGAAAATAGTTGCAAGATGTAAAGAGTTATCTACTGCTATGTGGAACCGTATTTAA
- a CDS encoding molybdopterin cofactor-binding domain-containing protein, translating into MVEDAVEIHEGSKNIIAHTVSGFGDIDKGFNESDLVIEDTYQTQTVQHCHMESQVAYGYQDVDGRWVCVSSTQIPHICR; encoded by the coding sequence ATGGTAGAAGATGCCGTGGAAATTCATGAAGGTAGTAAAAACATAATTGCTCATACAGTCTCTGGTTTCGGAGATATAGATAAAGGTTTTAATGAATCAGATTTGGTAATTGAGGACACTTATCAAACTCAAACTGTACAACATTGCCATATGGAGAGTCAAGTGGCCTATGGCTATCAAGATGTTGATGGAAGATGGGTCTGTGTTTCCTCAACTCAAATTCCCCATATTTGCAGGTGA
- a CDS encoding molybdopterin cofactor-binding domain-containing protein, whose amino-acid sequence MAMSMAVGGKPVMIELQRGEGLAWTRVRHALGYKIKIGVTNEGLIKSAKIDVVSNNGAYASHGHAIGA is encoded by the coding sequence ATGGCCATGTCAATGGCTGTTGGCGGGAAACCAGTAATGATTGAATTACAAAGAGGAGAAGGTTTAGCATGGACTCGTGTGAGACATGCTTTAGGATATAAAATTAAAATAGGTGTTACTAATGAAGGCTTGATAAAGAGTGCAAAAATTGATGTTGTATCCAATAATGGTGCTTATGCATCTCATGGACATGCTATTGGTGCCTAA
- a CDS encoding molybdopterin cofactor-binding domain-containing protein: protein MDMLLVPKGGGVIASLYKMDHLHYEATTVYTNTAAAGCYERLWCTTQLTFALESHMDKIARTLNMDPLDFCLKNIAPNDEINKVTHIVPMSNHLDKCLVQGKKIFKWDDKMELVEAYRNRKDVSNLRRGVVLATFTYAYGTYPKCLEISGCRLVLNQDGSIKMMVGATEIGQGSPGYCI, encoded by the coding sequence ATGGACATGCTATTGGTGCCTAAAGGTGGCGGTGTTATTGCTAGCCTTTATAAAATGGATCATTTACATTATGAAGCTACTACTGTATATACCAATACAGCGGCGGCAGGGTGCTATGAGAGGTTATGGTGTACCACACAACTTACGTTTGCTTTAGAAAGCCATATGGATAAAATTGCCAGAACTCTTAATATGGATCCTTTGGATTTTTGTTTAAAAAATATTGCGCCTAATGATGAAATTAATAAGGTAACTCATATTGTTCCCATGAGCAACCATCTTGATAAATGCTTAGTTCAAGGTAAAAAGATATTTAAGTGGGATGACAAAATGGAATTAGTTGAAGCCTATAGAAACCGTAAGGATGTTAGTAATCTTAGAAGAGGCGTTGTTTTAGCAACCTTTACTTATGCTTATGGGACCTATCCGAAATGCTTAGAAATAAGTGGCTGTCGTTTAGTTTTAAATCAAGATGGCAGTATTAAGATGATGGTTGGAGCAACTGAAATCGGTCAAGGGTCGCCCGGATACTGTATTTAG